One Salarias fasciatus chromosome 9, fSalaFa1.1, whole genome shotgun sequence DNA segment encodes these proteins:
- the LOC115394392 gene encoding E3 ubiquitin-protein ligase MARCH6 isoform X2, producing the protein MDTAEEADICRVCRSEGTPDKPLYHPCVCTGSIKFIHQECLVQWLKHSRKEYCELCKHRFAFTPIYSPDMPSRLPIQDICAGLLTSVGTAIRYWFHYTLVAFAWLGVVPLTACRIYKCLFTGSVSSLLTLPLDMLSTENLLADCLQGCFVVTCTLCAFISLVWLREQIVHGGAPQWLEQHQPPPPNAAGQANEAQAAGQAAADEPPAAQPAPADPPAQNEAEPEPPDVPPDQGDDPELEEEEGAAAEDADPNNGAQDDMNWNALEWDRAAEELTWERMLGLDGSLVFLEHVFWVVSLNTLFILVFAFCPYHIGHFSVVGLGFEEYVQASHFEGLITTIVGYILLAMTLILCHGLAALVRFQRSRRLLGVCYIVVKVSLLVVVEIGVFPLICGWWLDICSLEMFDASLKDRELSFKSAPGTTMFLHWLVGMVYVFYFASFILLLREVLRPGVLWFLRNLNDPDFNPVQEMIHLPIYRHLRRFILSVVVFGSIVLLMLWLPIRLIKLLLPTFLPYNVMLYSDAPVSELSLELLLLQVVLPALLEQGHTRQWLKGLVRAWTVSAGYLLDLHSYLLGEQEDNDANQPVNNNNNNNPPHGHHNNNNNPAPAVGEGLHAAHQAILQQGGPVGFQPYHRPLRFPFRIVLLIAFMCITLLVASLVCLTLPVFTGRWLMSFWTGNSKIHELYTAACGLYVCWLSIRGVTVLLAWMPQGRTVIIHKVQEWTLMILKTLVVALLVAGVIPLLLGLLFELVIVAPLRVPLDQTPLFYPWQDWALGVLHAKIIAAITLMGPQWWLKTVIEQVYANGIRNIDLQFIIRKLAAPVISVLLLSLCVPYVIAAGVVPAVGVTPEMEILMQRRIYPFLLMVVSLIGILSFQIRQFKRLYEHIKNDKYLVGQRLVNYERKAGRTSSVPPSNPVAE; encoded by the exons tcTACTCCCCAGATATGCCCTCACGTCTGCCCATTCAGGACATCTGTGCCGGCCTGCTGACCAGTGTGGGCACGGCCATCCGCTACTGGTTTCATTACACACTGGTGGCCTTTGCGTGGCTCGGAGTGGTTCCTCTCACCGCAT GTCGCATCTATAAGTGTCTTTTTACTGGCTCTGTGAGCTCGCTTCTGACACTGCCACTGGACATGCTGTCTAC agaGAACCTGCTTGCAGATTGTCTACAGGGCTGCTTTGTTGTTACCTGCACGTTGTGTGCATTCATCAGCCTGGTGTGGCTCAGAGAACAGATAGTCCACGGTGGCGCCCCCCAGTGGTTAGAGCAGCACCAACCACCTCCACCCAATGCTGCTGGGCAAGCCAACGAG GCACAAGCTGCAGGTCAGGCGGCAGCTGATGAGCCACCTGCCGCCCAGCCCGCCCCCGCGGATCCTCCAGCCCAGAATGAGGCTGAACCTGAGCCTCCTGATGTGCCCCCAGACCAGGGCGATGacccagagctggaggaagaagaaggagcggCTGCTGAAGATGCTGACCCCAACAATGGAGCACAAG ATGACATGAACTGGAATGCTCTGGAGTGGGatagagctgcagaggagctcaCCTGGGAAAGG ATGCTTGGACTGGATGGATCACTGGTATTTTTG GAACACGTGTTTTGGGTTGTGTCTCTAAACACACTCTTCATCCTGGTGTTTG CATTTTGTCCTTATCACATCGGGCACTTCTCTGTCGTCGGTCTCGGCTTTGAGGAATAT GTACAAGCTTCTCACTTTGAGGGCTTGATTACAACAATCGTGGGCTACATACTGCTGGCCATGACGCTCATCCTGTGTCAC GGACTGGCTGCGCTGGTCAGGTTCCAGCGCTCTCGGCGTCTCCTGGGAGTCTGCTACATCGTTGTCAAG GTTTCTCTCCTGGTTGTGGTGGAGATTGGAGTTTTTCCCCTGATCTGCGGCTGGTGGTTGGACATCTGCTCTTTA GAGATGTTTGATGCCTCGCTGAAAGACAGAGAATTAAGTTTCAAATCGGCACCTGGTACGACGATGTTTCTTCACTGGCTGGTGGGAATGGTCTACGTCTTCTACTTTGCTTCTTTCATCCTGCTGTTGAGAGAG GTGCTGAGGCCGGGAGTGCTGTGGTTTCTGAGAAACCTCAATGACCCAGATTTTAACCCGGTGCAGGAGATGATTCACCTGCCCATCTACAGACACCTGCGGCGGTTCATCCTGTCGGTGGTTGTCTTCGGCTCAATCGTCTTGCTCATGCTGTGGCTCCCCATCAGGCTGATCAAACTACTGCTGCCGACCTTCCTGCCGTACAACGTGATGCTCTACAG CGACGCCCCTGTCAGTGAGCtgtctctggagctgctcttacTCCAGGTTGTTCTTCccgctctgctggagcagggacaCACTCGCCAGTGGCTGAAAGGCTTGGTTCGAGCCTGGACTGTCAGTGCTGGATATTTACT AGACCTCCACTCCTACCTCCTTGGCGAGCAGGAGGACAATGATGCCAACCAGCCcgtgaacaacaacaacaacaacaacccccCTCATGgccatcacaacaacaacaacaaccccgCCCCAGCTGTTGGCGAAGGGCTGCATGCGGCCCATCAGGCTATCCTGCAGCAGGGGGGGCCGGTGGGCTTCCAGCCCTACCACAGACCTCTCCGCTTCCCATTCAGG ATTGTGTTACTGATTGCATTCATGTGCATTACTCTACTGGTGGCCAGTCTGGTGTGCTTAACGCTACCAG TCTTCACCGGCCGTTGGCTGATGTCCTTCTGGACAGGCAATTCCAAAATCCACGAGCTGTACACTGCAGCGTGCGGTCTGTATGTCTGCTGGCTGTCTATACGCGGAGTCACTGTTCTGCTGGCCTGGATGCCACAGGGACGCACAGTTATCATACATAAAGTCCAGGAGTGGACGCTCATG atcctgaagactctggtTGTGGCCCTGCTGGTGGCCGGAGTCATCCCGCTGCTGCTGGGCTTGCTGTTCGAACTGGTCATCGTGGCTCCACTGAGAGTCCCACTGGACCAAACACCTCTCTTCTATCCGTGGCag gattGGGCTCTCGGAGTGCTACATGCCAAAATTATTGCTGCCATCACTCTCATGGGCCCTCAGTGGTGGCTGAAGACTGTTATTGAGCAG GTGTATGCAAATGGAATCCGCAACATCGATCTCCAGTTCATCATCCGCAAACTGGCTGCTCCCGTCatttctgtcctgctgctgtctttgtGCGTGCCGTATGTGATTGCCGCAGGGGTGGTGCCTGCTGTCG gagTTACCCCTGAGATGGAGATTCTGATGCAGAGGAGGATCTATCCCTTCCTCCTGATGGTTGTCTCACTTATTGGAATACTTTCCTTCCAGATCAGACAATTCAAACGCCTTTATGAACACATCAAGAATGACAA GTACCTGGTTGGCCAGAGGCTTGTCAACTATGAACGGAAAGCTGGGCGAACGAGCTCAG TTCCCCCCTCCAACCCAGTCGCAGAGTAA
- the LOC115394392 gene encoding E3 ubiquitin-protein ligase MARCH6 isoform X1 produces MDTAEEADICRVCRSEGTPDKPLYHPCVCTGSIKFIHQECLVQWLKHSRKEYCELCKHRFAFTPIYSPDMPSRLPIQDICAGLLTSVGTAIRYWFHYTLVAFAWLGVVPLTACRIYKCLFTGSVSSLLTLPLDMLSTENLLADCLQGCFVVTCTLCAFISLVWLREQIVHGGAPQWLEQHQPPPPNAAGQANEAQAAGQAAADEPPAAQPAPADPPAQNEAEPEPPDVPPDQGDDPELEEEEGAAAEDADPNNGAQDDMNWNALEWDRAAEELTWERMLGLDGSLVFLEHVFWVVSLNTLFILVFAFCPYHIGHFSVVGLGFEEYVQASHFEGLITTIVGYILLAMTLILCHGLAALVRFQRSRRLLGVCYIVVKVSLLVVVEIGVFPLICGWWLDICSLEMFDASLKDRELSFKSAPGTTMFLHWLVGMVYVFYFASFILLLREVLRPGVLWFLRNLNDPDFNPVQEMIHLPIYRHLRRFILSVVVFGSIVLLMLWLPIRLIKLLLPTFLPYNVMLYSDAPVSELSLELLLLQVVLPALLEQGHTRQWLKGLVRAWTVSAGYLLDLHSYLLGEQEDNDANQPVNNNNNNNPPHGHHNNNNNPAPAVGEGLHAAHQAILQQGGPVGFQPYHRPLRFPFRIVLLIAFMCITLLVASLVCLTLPVFTGRWLMSFWTGNSKIHELYTAACGLYVCWLSIRGVTVLLAWMPQGRTVIIHKVQEWTLMILKTLVVALLVAGVIPLLLGLLFELVIVAPLRVPLDQTPLFYPWQDWALGVLHAKIIAAITLMGPQWWLKTVIEQVYANGIRNIDLQFIIRKLAAPVISVLLLSLCVPYVIAAGVVPAVGVTPEMEILMQRRIYPFLLMVVSLIGILSFQIRQFKRLYEHIKNDKYLVGQRLVNYERKAGRTSSVPPSNPVAE; encoded by the exons tcTACTCCCCAGATATGCCCTCACGTCTGCCCATTCAGGACATCTGTGCCGGCCTGCTGACCAGTGTGGGCACGGCCATCCGCTACTGGTTTCATTACACACTGGTGGCCTTTGCGTGGCTCGGAGTGGTTCCTCTCACCGCAT GTCGCATCTATAAGTGTCTTTTTACTGGCTCTGTGAGCTCGCTTCTGACACTGCCACTGGACATGCTGTCTAC agaGAACCTGCTTGCAGATTGTCTACAGGGCTGCTTTGTTGTTACCTGCACGTTGTGTGCATTCATCAGCCTGGTGTGGCTCAGAGAACAGATAGTCCACGGTGGCGCCCCCCAGTGGTTAGAGCAGCACCAACCACCTCCACCCAATGCTGCTGGGCAAGCCAACGAG GCACAAGCTGCAGGTCAGGCGGCAGCTGATGAGCCACCTGCCGCCCAGCCCGCCCCCGCGGATCCTCCAGCCCAGAATGAGGCTGAACCTGAGCCTCCTGATGTGCCCCCAGACCAGGGCGATGacccagagctggaggaagaagaaggagcggCTGCTGAAGATGCTGACCCCAACAATGGAGCACAAG ATGACATGAACTGGAATGCTCTGGAGTGGGatagagctgcagaggagctcaCCTGGGAAAGG ATGCTTGGACTGGATGGATCACTGGTATTTTTG GAACACGTGTTTTGGGTTGTGTCTCTAAACACACTCTTCATCCTGGTGTTTG CATTTTGTCCTTATCACATCGGGCACTTCTCTGTCGTCGGTCTCGGCTTTGAGGAATAT GTACAAGCTTCTCACTTTGAGGGCTTGATTACAACAATCGTGGGCTACATACTGCTGGCCATGACGCTCATCCTGTGTCAC GGACTGGCTGCGCTGGTCAGGTTCCAGCGCTCTCGGCGTCTCCTGGGAGTCTGCTACATCGTTGTCAAG GTTTCTCTCCTGGTTGTGGTGGAGATTGGAGTTTTTCCCCTGATCTGCGGCTGGTGGTTGGACATCTGCTCTTTA GAGATGTTTGATGCCTCGCTGAAAGACAGAGAATTAAGTTTCAAATCGGCACCTGGTACGACGATGTTTCTTCACTGGCTGGTGGGAATGGTCTACGTCTTCTACTTTGCTTCTTTCATCCTGCTGTTGAGAGAG GTGCTGAGGCCGGGAGTGCTGTGGTTTCTGAGAAACCTCAATGACCCAGATTTTAACCCGGTGCAGGAGATGATTCACCTGCCCATCTACAGACACCTGCGGCGGTTCATCCTGTCGGTGGTTGTCTTCGGCTCAATCGTCTTGCTCATGCTGTGGCTCCCCATCAGGCTGATCAAACTACTGCTGCCGACCTTCCTGCCGTACAACGTGATGCTCTACAG CGACGCCCCTGTCAGTGAGCtgtctctggagctgctcttacTCCAGGTTGTTCTTCccgctctgctggagcagggacaCACTCGCCAGTGGCTGAAAGGCTTGGTTCGAGCCTGGACTGTCAGTGCTGGATATTTACT AGACCTCCACTCCTACCTCCTTGGCGAGCAGGAGGACAATGATGCCAACCAGCCcgtgaacaacaacaacaacaacaacccccCTCATGgccatcacaacaacaacaacaaccccgCCCCAGCTGTTGGCGAAGGGCTGCATGCGGCCCATCAGGCTATCCTGCAGCAGGGGGGGCCGGTGGGCTTCCAGCCCTACCACAGACCTCTCCGCTTCCCATTCAGG ATTGTGTTACTGATTGCATTCATGTGCATTACTCTACTGGTGGCCAGTCTGGTGTGCTTAACGCTACCAG TCTTCACCGGCCGTTGGCTGATGTCCTTCTGGACAGGCAATTCCAAAATCCACGAGCTGTACACTGCAGCGTGCGGTCTGTATGTCTGCTGGCTGTCTATACGCGGAGTCACTGTTCTGCTGGCCTGGATGCCACAGGGACGCACAGTTATCATACATAAAGTCCAGGAGTGGACGCTCATG atcctgaagactctggtTGTGGCCCTGCTGGTGGCCGGAGTCATCCCGCTGCTGCTGGGCTTGCTGTTCGAACTGGTCATCGTGGCTCCACTGAGAGTCCCACTGGACCAAACACCTCTCTTCTATCCGTGGCag gattGGGCTCTCGGAGTGCTACATGCCAAAATTATTGCTGCCATCACTCTCATGGGCCCTCAGTGGTGGCTGAAGACTGTTATTGAGCAG GTGTATGCAAATGGAATCCGCAACATCGATCTCCAGTTCATCATCCGCAAACTGGCTGCTCCCGTCatttctgtcctgctgctgtctttgtGCGTGCCGTATGTGATTGCCGCAGGGGTGGTGCCTGCTGTCG gagTTACCCCTGAGATGGAGATTCTGATGCAGAGGAGGATCTATCCCTTCCTCCTGATGGTTGTCTCACTTATTGGAATACTTTCCTTCCAGATCAGACAATTCAAACGCCTTTATGAACACATCAAGAATGACAA GTACCTGGTTGGCCAGAGGCTTGTCAACTATGAACGGAAAGCTGGGCGAACGAGCTCAGTTCCCCCCTCCAACCCCGTCGCAGAGTAA
- the LOC115394393 gene encoding arylamine N-acetyltransferase 2-like has translation MTSVQMDVGKYLSRIGFEPQSESTLETLRSVHIRHLLSVPIENLTVHSGGLVRLDLPLLFDKIVNQRRGGFCCENNGLFSWLLTRLGFQVTLLSGQVKGEITGCYGPPFDHLVLMVVIEGRRWLCDVGFGSAGFSVPLSLDTADPQEQGHRMYRIREDTGMHYLEWQSDESSSGPKDWDALFKFTLEPRSLGDFSEMCVYHQTSPSSIFFSKSFCTLLKPGGRVTYIGRRLITKTFPTEATGEVVKTIKELKDEEIPLILAEIFGIVLPSPLIPKDEDVRPPEVKH, from the coding sequence ATGACTTCGGTGCAGATGGACGTGGGGAAATATTTGTCTCGCATTGGGTTCGAACCCCAGTCGGAGTCCACCCTGGAGACGCTGCGGTCCGTCCACATCCGTCACCTGCTTTCGGTGCCGATTGAGAACCTCACGGTGCACAGCGGCGGACTGGTCCGCCTCGATCTGCCTCTGCTCTTCGACAAGATAGTGAACCAGCGCCGCGGCGGCTTCTGCTGCGAGAACAACGGCCTCTTCTCCTGGCTGCTGACCAGACTCGGCTTCCAGGTGACCCTGCTGTCCGGACAGGTGAAGGGCGAAATCACGGGCTGCTACGGGCCGCCTTTCGACCATCTGGTCCTCATGGTGGTCATTGAGGGGCGGCGGTGGCTGTGCGACGTTGGGTTCGGGAGCGCTGGGTTCAGTGTCCCCCTCTCCTTGGACACCGCTGACCCCCAGGAGCAAGGTCACCGAATGTACCGCATCAGGGAGGACACAGGGATGCATTACTTAGAGTGGCAGAGCGACGAAAGCAGCAGCGGACCTAAGGACTGGGATGCGCTCTTCAAGTTCACCCTTGAACCCCGGAGTTTGGGAGACTTCAGCGAAATGTGCGTCTACCACCAGACCTCGCCTTCGTCCATCTTCTTCAGCAAGTCTTTCTGCACGCTGTTAAAACCCGGGGGGAGGGTCACCTACATCGGCCGCAGGCTGATCACCAAGACCTTCCCCACAGAAGCCACAGGAGAAGTGGTGAAAACCATCAAAGAGCTTAAAGATGAGGAGATTCCACTTATTCTCGCAGAGATTTTTGGAATTGTTCTTCCGTCTCCTCTTATACCAAAAGACGAGGACGTCAGACCACCTGAGGTTAAACACTGA
- the LOC115394555 gene encoding arylamine N-acetyltransferase 1-like, which yields MTSVQMDVGKYLSRIGFEPQSESTVETLRSVHIRHLLSVPIENLTVHSGGLVRLDLPLLFDKIVNQRRGGFCCENNGLFSWLLTRLGFQVTLLSGQVKSKYTGCYGPPFDHLVLMVVIEGRRWLCDVGFGSAGFSVPLSLDAADPQEQGHRVYRIREETGMHYLEWQSDESSSGPKDWDALYKFTLEPRSLGDFSEMWIYDQTSPSSIFFSKSFCTLLKPGGRVTYIGRRLITETFPTEATGEVVKTIKELKDEEIPLILAEIFGIVLPSPLIPKDEDVRPPDIKH from the coding sequence ATGACTTCGGTGCAGATGGACGTGGGGAAATATTTGTCTCGCATTGGGTTCGAACCCCAGTCGGAGTCCACCGTGGAGACGCTGCGGTCCGTCCACATCCGTCACCTGCTTTCGGTGCCGATTGAGAACCTCACGGTGCACAGCGGCGGACTGGTCCGCCTCGATCTGCCTCTGCTCTTCGACAAGATAGTGAACCAGCGCCGCGGCGGCTTCTGCTGCGAGAACAACGGCCTCTTCTCCTGGCTGCTGACCAGACTCGGCTTCCAGGTGACCCTGCTGTCTGGACAGGTGAAGAGCAAATACACGGGCTGCTACGGGCCGCCTTTCGACCATCTGGTCCTCATGGTGGTCATTGAGGGGCGGCGGTGGCTGTGCGACGTTGGGTTCGGGAGCGCTGGGTTCAGTGTCCCCCTCTCCTTGGACGCCGCTGACCCCCAGGAGCAAGGTCACCGAGTGTACCGCATCAGGGAGGAGACAGGGATGCATTACTTAGAGTGGCAGAGCGACGAAAGCAGCAGCGGACCTAAGGACTGGGATGCGCTCTACAAGTTCACCCTTGAACCCCGGAGTTTGGGAGACTTCAGCGAAATGTGGATCTACGACCAGACCTCGCCTTCGTCCATCTTCTTCAGCAAGTCTTTCTGCACGCTGTTAAAACCCGGGGGGAGGGTCACCTACATCGGCCGCAGGCTGATCACTGAGACCTTCCCCACAGAAGCCACAGGAGAAGTGGTGAAAACCATCAAAGAGCTTAAAGATGAGGAGATTCCACTTATTCTCGCTGAGATTTTTGGAATTGTTCTTCCGTCTCCTCTTATACCAAAAGACGAGGACGTCAGACCACCTGACATTAAACACTGA
- the LOC115394554 gene encoding arylamine N-acetyltransferase 2-like translates to MTSVQMDVGKYLSRIGFEPQSESTLETLRSVHIRHLLSVPIENLTVHSGGLIHLDLPLLFDKIVNQRRGGFCCEINGLFSWLLTRLGFQVTLLSGQVKSKYTGCYGPHFDHLFLMVVIEGRRWLCDVGFGSEGFSFPLSLDTADPQEQGHRVYRIREETGMHYLEWQGDENSSGRKDWDALYKFTFEPRSLGDFSEMCIYHQCSPSSIFFSKSFCTLLKPGKRVTYIGHRLITETFPTEATGEVVKNTQELKDEEIPPILAEIFGVVLPSPLIPKDEDVRPPDVKH, encoded by the coding sequence ATGACTTCGGTGCAGATGGACGTGGGGAAATATTTGTCTCGCATTGGGTTCGAACCCCAGTCGGAGTCCACCCTGGAGACGCTGCGGTCCGTCCACATCCGTCACCTGCTTTCGGTGCCGATTGAGAACCTCACGGTGCACAGCGGTGGACTAATCCACCTCGATCTGCCTCTGCTCTTTGACAAGATAGTGAACCAGCGCCGCGGCGGCTTCTGCTGCGAGATCAACGGCCTCTTCTCCTGGCTGCTGACCAGACTCGGCTTCCAGGTGACCCTGCTGTCTGGACAGGTGAAGAGCAAATACACGGGCTGCTATGGGCCGCATTTCGACCATCTGTTCCTCATGGTGGTCATTGAGGGGCGGCGATGGCTGTGCGATGTTGGGTTCGGGAGCGAGGGCTTCAGTTTCCCCCTCTCTTTGGACACTGCTGACCCCCAGGAGCAAGGCCACCGAGTGTACCGCATCAGGGAGGAGACAGGGATGCATTACTTGGAGTGGCAGGGTGACGAAAACAGCAGCGGACGTAAGGACTGGGATGCGCTCTACAAGTTCACCTTTGAACCCCGGAGTTTGGGAGACTTCAGCGAAATGTGCATCTACCACCAGTGCTCGCCTTCGTCCATCTTCTTCAGCAAGTCTTTCTGCACGCTGTTAAAACCCGGGAAGAGGGTCACCTACATCGGCCACAGGCTGATCACTGAGACCTTCCCCACAGAAGCCACAGGAGAAGTGGTGAAAAACACCCAAGAGCTTAAAGATGAGGAGATTCCACCTATTCTCGCTGAGATTTTTGGAGTtgttcttccttctcctcttaTACCAAAAGACGAGGACGTCAGACCACCTGATGTTAAACACTGA